The following proteins are encoded in a genomic region of Aquifex aeolicus VF5:
- the lipA gene encoding lipoyl synthase: MMKPVLHFSKLYEVKKLLRKSRLYTVCEESRCPNISECFGNKTATFMILGNRCTRRCAFCNVEKGFPKGVDPEEPYRLLEAVKTLGLKYVVITSVTRDDLPDGGASHFAKCIRVLKENIEDIKVEVLIPDFRGNKKALEVVLKEKPVVLNHNVETVPRLYPSVRIGANYKRSLNILKWSKEIDKSVYTKSALILGFGERKEEVIKVMEDLRSVDCDFLVLGQYYQPSLKHHPVVKYYSEEEFKEFEEIGYEMGFKFVVSKPNARSSYKAFESLLST, from the coding sequence ATGATGAAACCTGTCCTTCACTTTTCGAAGTTATACGAAGTAAAAAAGCTACTCAGGAAATCCAGACTTTACACGGTTTGTGAAGAGTCCAGATGTCCCAATATATCCGAGTGCTTCGGAAACAAAACCGCAACCTTTATGATCTTGGGAAACAGGTGCACGAGGAGGTGTGCCTTCTGCAACGTTGAGAAGGGCTTTCCAAAGGGTGTAGATCCGGAAGAGCCTTACAGACTCCTCGAAGCGGTAAAGACTCTGGGACTGAAGTACGTCGTCATAACTTCTGTGACGAGGGATGACTTGCCCGACGGCGGAGCCTCCCACTTTGCAAAGTGTATAAGGGTTCTAAAAGAGAATATTGAGGATATAAAGGTAGAAGTTCTCATCCCGGACTTCAGAGGAAACAAAAAAGCTCTGGAAGTTGTCCTAAAGGAAAAGCCCGTGGTTTTGAACCACAACGTTGAGACTGTTCCGAGACTCTACCCGAGTGTGAGGATAGGGGCTAATTACAAGAGAAGTTTAAACATCCTGAAGTGGAGCAAGGAGATTGACAAAAGCGTTTACACAAAGTCTGCCCTGATCTTAGGTTTCGGCGAGAGGAAGGAGGAAGTTATAAAAGTTATGGAAGATTTAAGAAGTGTGGACTGCGACTTTCTCGTCCTAGGGCAGTATTACCAGCCTTCCTTAAAACACCATCCCGTAGTAAAGTACTACTCCGAAGAGGAGTTTAAAGAATTTGAAGAGATAGGTTATGAGATGGGATTTAAGTTCGTGGTGAGCAAGCCGAACGCAAGGAGTTCTTACAAAGCTTTTGAGAGTTTACTCAGTACGTAG